A window of the Lolium perenne isolate Kyuss_39 chromosome 7, Kyuss_2.0, whole genome shotgun sequence genome harbors these coding sequences:
- the LOC127315794 gene encoding uncharacterized protein translates to MPFAPQSAHVTSPDQFLPKTLAAILLPHDGFRSYLHCCQERFYQDYHHCWRTNFFHHQRNIHLPPPKFIKKHNFLHPPPSTSSRSEETGFWEQTWADLKKHSGDKEPGGVLDLNEPAIEGDNVIEDVSLFHDLQIEVIGSIQRTLSNPDVTKSSEHSKHVSGSNTGASADTNPETGETLSTDDSGGDEDEGEVQSTPCSQTEVKTPFKGKIYDSWEDAKMQYNRYAKKIGFSIKCSTSKVSKIDDQRDKQLFVCNKSGKNEDINKLEAPPVRQRNKSITKKTECKARLRIKRRGTKWYVTYFIEEHNHSLMKKFSLKKYLRSHKGIPKEEKDFVQLLHKVNLSAG, encoded by the exons ACATCCCCCGACCAATTcctccctaaaaccctagctgctATCCTTCTTCCTCACGACGGCTTCAGATCTTACCTCCATTGCTGCCAGGAGAGGTTCTACCAAGACTACCACCATTGCTGGAGGACAAACTTCTTCCACCATCAGAGGAATATACATCTTCCTCCTCCAAAGTTCATCAAGAAGCACAACTTTCTCCATCCACCTCCCAGTACTTCTAGCAGATCTGAAGAAACAGGATTCTGGGAACAAACCTGGGCAGATCTGAAGAAACATTCTGGGGACAAAGAACCTGGAG GAGTACTAGATCTAAATGAACCAGCAATTGAAGGTGACAATGTAATCGAAGATGTCAGTTTGTTCCATGATTTGCAAATAGAAGTAATAGGCAGCATACAAAGGACCTTGAGCAATCCAGATGTGACCAAAAGCTCAGAACATAGCAAGCATGTGAGTGGAAGCAACACTGGTGCTTCTGCTGACACAAACCCGGAAACTGGTGAAACACTATCAACTGATGATTccggtggtgatgaagatgagggTGAAGTCCAGTCAACACCATGCAGCCAAACTGAAGTTAAAACCCCTTTCAAAGGGAAGATCTATGATTCATGGGAGGATGCGAAGATGCAGTACAACCGATATGCTAAGAAGATTGGGTTTTCCATCAAATGCAGTacatccaaggtttcaaaaattgaTGATCAAAGAGACAAACAGCTTTTTGTTTGCAACAAGAGTGGAAAAAATGAAGACATCAATAAGTTAGAAGCACCACCTGTTAGGCAAAGGAACAAAAGCATCACCAAGAAAACTGAATGCAAAGCGAGATTGAGGATTAAAAGGAGAGGAACAAAGTGGTATGTCACATACTTCATTGAAGAACACAATCACAGTTTGATGAAGAAGTTTTCCTTGAAAAAGTATTTGAGATCTCATAAAGGTATACCTAAGGAAGAGAAGGATTTTGTTCAGCTATTGCATAAGGTGAATCTATCTGCTGGGTAA
- the LOC127315793 gene encoding protein FAR1-RELATED SEQUENCE 5-like produces the protein MRIMGEVYGGLANVPYDSKDVSNFMAKIDEEHTHKDMSLLLAHFARIKKEDPDFYFNIHTDHADKVDRIFWVDGPAIAAYKNYSDCLSFDSTNMTNMYNMPFAPFVGINRYCQTIQLGCGFLKNENIESFVWLFQEFLEAMGGLLPDNFITDQDAAMRSAVLVSFPNCCHRNCRWHIIQNAQAVLGNFLSKHEELRTELNEIIDYSMSVEEFETRWAQMITKHNVVDNTHLYDLYHIRATFVPAYFKERFFLFLQTTARSEGFNAVLKTYIDPHNNFHHFFLQYMKLQEKIDVAEDAVEFKDEDKTLRAWGDFPVEEQALQVYTRPIYLRFRAELRKVTSYNVQHVGHETYDVSPIKNYVYGYGSRSYRVEANLEAENYNCECCKFSRDGLLCCHIFRVMMQLGNIDRIPEKYILKRW, from the coding sequence ATGAGGATTATGGGAGAGGTCTATGGCGGTCTCGCAAATGTACCCTATGACAGTAAGGATGTGAGCAATTTCATGGCTAAAATTGATGAAGAACACACGCACAAAGACATGTCCCTGTTGCTAGCTCACTTTGCAAGGATAAAAAAAGAAGACCCAGATTTCTATTTCAACATACATACAGATCATGCGGACAAAGTGGACCGCATATTCTGGGTAGATGGGCCAGCGATTGCTGCTTACAAAAATTACAGTGATTGCCTCTCATTCGACAGCACCAACATGACCAACATGTACAATATGCCTTTCGCACCATTCGTTGGAATCAATAGGTATTGTCAAACAATCCAGCTAGGATGTGGGTTCCTAAAGAATGAGAACATCGAGAGTTTTGTCTGGTTGTTTCAGGAGTTTCTTGAGGCTATGGGTGGTCTACTGCCAGATAACTTCATAACTGATCAAGATGCGGCAATGAGAAGTGCAGTTCTCGTCTCATTTCCAAATTGCTGCCACAGAAATTGTAGGTGGCACATTATACAAAATGCGCAGGCCGTTTTGGGCAACTTCTTGTCAAAACATGAGGAGTTAAGGACAGAGTTGAACGAGATAATTGATTATAGCATGTCGGTTGAAGAGTTCGAAACTAGGTGGGCACAAATGATTACCAAACACAATGTAGTGGACAACACCCATCTCTATGATCTATATCATATTAGAGCCACTTTTGTGCCAGCCTACTTCAAAGAAAGGTTCTTTCTGTTCCTACAGACTACTGCTCGTAGTGAGGGGTTCAACGCTGTTTTGAAAACTTACATTGACCCGCACAACAATTTTCATCATTTCTTCCTTCAGTACATGAAGTTGCAAGAAAAGATTGATGTAGCGGAGGATGCAGTTGAATTCAAGGATGAAGACAAGACTCTTAGGGCGTGGGGAGATTTTCCAGTTGAAGAGCAAGCCTTGCAGGTGTATACACGGCCCATTTACTTGCGCTTTCGTGCGGAGCTTCGTAAAGTGACATCTTATAATGTACAACATGTTGGTCATGAAACGTACGATGTTAGCCCTATCAAGAATTATGTTTATGGCTATGGCAGTAGAAGCTACAGGGTAGAGGCTAATTTGGAAGCTGAAAATTACAACTGCGAGTGCTGCAAGTTCAGCAGGGATGGGTTGTTGTGCTGCCATATTTTTAGAGTGATGATGCAATTGGGTAACATTGACAGAATTCCAGAGAAGTACATCCTCAAGAGGTGGTGA
- the LOC127315792 gene encoding uncharacterized protein, translating to MGDTSPRRRDRPRRKPVNPLEARWAKAISSPSLSNKRPPLALPEAAQFFFRHLPRHTRGGPGVAHDEAWERKTALRNTIHDAYLRALARLPFNGPDGASKTMPSLLPALLAGGHCFGPLPDGASNVIVNTVWLHAASPPGRFAAADTVVDVVSLDHIKLGSFLGLTRVLLLDDRGRDYHAAAVAARHPNCEAFAAFAQSGVATSPAVTQLLANSSGVLSTEDIERLSALLVPHSAPRLQACLVPESKQLNVEREERIRSWQSWRRKVANMAIDHWNRTIGGPELQLKVVCGVSIGDRDYQHINFMATPRDNPAARQLFFAEYKHPMGVVLCCPVQDSVSQSGHCSLCEGIEERIIHPPFGAYNFRSPVDATLDIIDFDIANLLDIKYARHLWGSRHMVSSSSYTVGTDSSTEEWVSEYDMIIIR from the exons ATGGGGGAT ACGAGCCCTCGTCGCCGCGATCGTCCGCGGCGGAAGCCGGTGAACCCATTGGAGGCGAGGTGGGCGAAGGCCATATCGTCGCCGTCCCTCTCCAACAAGCGCCCACCGCTGGCGCTCCCAGAGGCGGCGCAGTTCTTCTTCCGGCACCTCCCGCGTCACACTCGCGGTGGCCCTGGCGTCGCCCACGACGAAGCGTGGGAGAGGAAGACGGCCCTGAGGAACACCATCCACGACGCCTACCTACGCGCCCTGGCGCGCCTCCCTTTCAATGGCCCCGACGGCGCTTCGAAGACGATGCCGTCCCTCCTGCCCGCGCTCCTCGCTGGCGGCCACTGCTTCGGACCGCTCCCCGACGGCGCCTCCAACGTCATCGTCAACACGGTATGGCTCCACGCTGCCTCTCCCCCCGGTCGCTTCGCCGCTGCAGATACCGTCGTGGATGTCGTCAGCCTGGATCACATCAAGCTGGGCTCCTTCCTCGGCCTTACTCGCGTGCTCCTACTGGACGACCGTGGCCGTGACTACCACGCGGCCGCTGTCGCCGCCAGGCACCCCAACTGCGAGGCTTTCGCTGCGTTCGCGCAGTCCGGAGTCGCCACAAGCCCTGCCGTCACGCAGCTGCTCGCGAATAGCAGCGGTGTGCTCTCCACCGAGGATATCGAGCGACTGTCTGCCCTACTGGTTCCACATTCGGCCCCTCGGCTCCAAGCTTGCCTGGTGCCAGAGTCCAAGCAGCTCAATGTGGAGAGGGAGGAGCGCATCAGAAGCTGGCAATCATGGAGACGCAAGGTCGCCAACATGGCGATTGATCACTGGAACCGCACCATTGGG GGACCTGAGCTACAGCTCAAGGTTGTTTGTGGCGTCAGCATTGGCGACCGTGATTACCAACATATCAATTTCATGGCCACTCCAAGAGATAATCCGGCAGCCAGACAGCTCTTCTttgcagaatataaacacccaatGGGTGTCGTGCTATGCTGTCCTGTGCAGGACTCTGTCTCTCAAAGCG GGCACTGCAGTCTTTGCGAGGGTATCGAAGAAAGGATCATCCACCCACCTTTTGGAGCATACAATTTCCGCAGTCCGGTTGATGCTACCTTGGATATCATTGACTTTGATATTGCAAACCTGTTGGACATCAAATATGCTCGGCACCTTTGGGGTTCCAGACACATGGTCAGTAGTTCTAGTTACACTGTTGGTACCGATTCCAGCACCGAAGAATGGGTCAGCGAGTACGATATGATAATAATTCGGTAG